One part of the Campylobacter sp. RM16189 genome encodes these proteins:
- a CDS encoding LapD/MoxY N-terminal periplasmic domain-containing protein — translation MTLFKQIMIAIMSFGLAIFIAVGILNFTTINNYISSQLSANARHTANSLGLAIKTVADLNDVSTIEAMVNSMFDSGYYSMIKLVDVDGNSLVENTQETVVEGVPSWFVKNIKLSAPIESSEIMDGWSKFGTLYVQSNTGIAYYELYTILKNVFYILTVISIIALFVSYFGIKFIFIPLKKVQIQAEAILGNRFIIQDKIPFTVDVRRIVLAMNSMVGKVKDIFEQSAKTLSKYEDLLYKDDQTGLFNRRYFQNKFDDYLSSEEYSSGSVMMVSCKELDKLKKDLGFEKWNNLVVSIANSISSHTSGMLCSRLNDNDFIVIAPSVTSSRLFHIGENTLLQIKEIFEKIDLKNDDCFVNSSVVEYSYDSKLKNIMIISDITILRAKEIGNFKIKVYDEGSEILLGKEQYRQLIIDSIENNMFKFAGQKVVSVIKEIEHHELFLRLVDKDGRWQMASYFMPMVNELNFAAKIDLYVLNKVVNMFKEKTLPQGAISINLGKEVLTSTYYFSEIEAAFRQIRQNATGKVYIEIPNKDELDTSILINLHRKLLEFGIGLGFDHFGFDAKSIERIREITPDYVKIPARDLIDFFGESSSEQKHSFDTMMRSKDINIIAISVESKKQKEKLESLGIVSMQGMFIEETKNIG, via the coding sequence ATGACACTTTTTAAACAGATTATGATTGCAATTATGTCTTTTGGATTGGCTATATTTATAGCTGTTGGTATATTAAATTTCACCACTATAAATAATTACATATCATCACAGCTTAGTGCAAATGCAAGACATACAGCAAATTCGCTTGGTCTTGCGATTAAAACAGTGGCCGATTTAAACGATGTTTCAACTATAGAAGCCATGGTTAATTCAATGTTTGATAGCGGTTATTACTCTATGATAAAACTTGTAGATGTTGATGGCAACTCTCTTGTTGAAAATACTCAAGAGACTGTGGTAGAAGGTGTTCCAAGCTGGTTTGTTAAGAATATAAAATTAAGCGCCCCTATAGAGAGTAGTGAAATTATGGACGGATGGTCGAAATTTGGCACTCTTTATGTTCAAAGCAATACTGGCATAGCATACTATGAGTTATATACTATATTAAAAAATGTATTTTATATACTAACTGTTATATCTATAATAGCTCTTTTTGTAAGTTATTTTGGAATAAAATTTATTTTTATACCTCTTAAGAAAGTTCAGATTCAAGCTGAGGCTATTTTAGGAAACCGATTTATAATTCAGGATAAAATTCCATTTACTGTTGATGTTAGGCGTATAGTTTTGGCAATGAATAGTATGGTAGGTAAGGTTAAAGATATTTTTGAACAGAGTGCGAAAACTCTTAGTAAATACGAGGATTTACTTTATAAAGATGATCAGACGGGACTGTTTAATAGAAGGTATTTTCAGAATAAATTTGATGATTATCTATCAAGCGAAGAGTATTCGAGTGGCTCAGTTATGATGGTGTCTTGTAAGGAATTGGATAAACTTAAAAAAGATTTAGGTTTTGAAAAGTGGAATAATTTAGTCGTCTCTATAGCAAATTCTATCAGTAGTCATACATCTGGCATGCTATGTTCAAGGCTTAATGATAACGATTTTATAGTCATAGCACCGAGTGTTACATCATCAAGATTATTCCATATCGGAGAAAACACTCTCTTGCAGATAAAAGAGATATTTGAAAAAATTGACTTGAAAAACGACGATTGTTTTGTTAATAGTTCCGTAGTAGAGTATTCTTATGATAGTAAGTTAAAAAATATAATGATTATATCCGATATAACCATATTAAGAGCCAAGGAGATTGGAAACTTTAAAATCAAAGTTTACGATGAGGGTTCTGAAATATTACTTGGTAAAGAACAATATAGGCAACTTATAATAGACTCTATTGAAAACAATATGTTTAAATTTGCAGGACAAAAAGTAGTTTCTGTTATAAAAGAGATTGAGCATCATGAGCTATTTTTAAGGCTTGTTGATAAAGACGGTAGGTGGCAGATGGCAAGTTATTTTATGCCTATGGTAAATGAGTTAAATTTTGCAGCAAAGATAGATTTGTATGTTTTAAATAAAGTTGTAAATATGTTTAAAGAAAAAACATTGCCACAAGGTGCCATATCTATAAATTTAGGAAAAGAAGTATTAACATCTACTTATTATTTTTCAGAAATTGAAGCAGCATTTAGACAAATTAGACAAAACGCAACCGGCAAAGTTTATATAGAGATACCAAATAAAGATGAGCTGGATACTTCTATACTTATCAATTTACATAGAAAACTTCTTGAATTCGGCATAGGCCTTGGATTCGACCATTTTGGATTTGATGCTAAAAGTATAGAGAGAATTAGAGAAATTACTCCTGATTATGTTAAAATTCCAGCCAGAGACTTGATAGATTTCTTTGGTGAGAGTAGTTCCGAACAAAAGCACTCTTTTGATACAATGATGAGGAGTAAAGATATTAATATCATAGCCATAAGCGTAGAGAGCAAGAAGCAAAAAGAGAAGCTGGAGTCCCTTGGTATTGTTTCAATGCAAGGAATGTTTATAGAAGAGACAAAAAATATTGGATAA
- a CDS encoding type I secretion system permease/ATPase has product MQEKVKNDELLDCLVIFTKLHNNPYTADALITGLPVNENESVELFSLNGSKSLFTRAAKRAGFISTLANKEIDEISPLVLPCILILRGKKACILESFEDKNHAKIITPDMPNGSNIVEISKLKEEYLGYTYLLKREFIPEESNNYLIDSKSEHWFWGTLKRSKKIYIDVLIASIVVNLFVLASPLFTMNVYDRVVPNNAVETLWVLALGVGFVYIVDLFLKFTRTYFLDIAGKKSDIIMSSLLFERVMDIKLSVKPKSVGSFANNLREFDTVRNFFTSSTLVVLVDLPFSILFLLVIYFLSGAMVLVPMVFIVLIIIYTFLIKDPLQNSIKSTFEASAKKNGILIETLNGLETIKTMGATGHAQWNWEEATGEIANKSIKSKLISASIGTVTSFLVQLNTVAVVVLGVYMIQDMKLTMGGLIAAVMLSSRAIAPMGQVASLLANFEQTKTAYESLKNIMNLPVERPDGKKFIRRNTFDGKIEFKNVSFSYPESTKSSLDRVNFVINPGEKVGIIGKNGSGKTTIQKLILGLYSPTDGSVLIDGIDINQIDPADLRRNIGYVPQDVMLFKGTVRANIVYKAPHVDDMQIIKAAKISGVDEYVDSHPLGFDMPVFERGEGISGGQRQAIAVARAFLLDSPIILLDEPTNSLDSSVEAKLKNNLKYNTKNKTMILITHKTSLLDLVDRLIVVDGGKILLDGTKEDVLAKLSGK; this is encoded by the coding sequence ATGCAAGAAAAAGTTAAAAACGATGAGCTTTTGGATTGTTTAGTAATTTTTACTAAGCTTCACAATAATCCATATACGGCAGATGCTTTAATTACTGGATTGCCCGTAAATGAAAATGAAAGCGTAGAGCTTTTTTCGTTAAACGGTTCAAAATCTCTTTTTACAAGAGCCGCTAAAAGAGCAGGATTTATATCTACTCTTGCCAATAAGGAAATAGACGAAATTTCCCCTCTTGTGCTACCATGCATTTTGATTTTAAGAGGCAAAAAAGCTTGTATTTTAGAGAGTTTTGAAGACAAGAATCATGCTAAAATCATAACTCCAGATATGCCAAACGGCTCGAATATAGTAGAGATAAGCAAGCTTAAAGAAGAGTATCTTGGCTATACTTATCTTCTAAAGCGTGAATTTATACCAGAAGAAAGCAATAATTATCTTATAGATAGTAAGTCTGAACATTGGTTTTGGGGCACTTTAAAGCGTTCTAAAAAAATTTATATAGATGTATTAATCGCCAGTATTGTTGTAAATTTATTTGTTTTAGCAAGTCCGCTTTTTACTATGAATGTATATGATAGAGTTGTTCCAAATAATGCTGTAGAGACTTTATGGGTACTAGCTCTAGGAGTAGGTTTTGTGTATATAGTGGATCTATTCTTAAAATTTACTAGAACTTATTTTCTTGATATTGCTGGTAAAAAGAGCGATATTATTATGAGCTCTTTGCTCTTTGAGAGAGTTATGGATATCAAGCTATCTGTTAAACCAAAATCGGTAGGTTCGTTTGCCAATAATCTTAGAGAATTTGATACTGTTAGAAACTTTTTTACATCCAGTACTTTAGTTGTTTTGGTTGATCTTCCGTTCTCTATTCTGTTTCTTTTGGTTATATATTTCTTGTCTGGAGCAATGGTTCTTGTTCCTATGGTTTTTATAGTACTTATTATAATATATACTTTTTTGATAAAAGATCCTCTTCAAAATAGTATTAAGAGTACTTTTGAGGCAAGCGCAAAGAAAAATGGAATACTTATCGAGACTCTAAATGGACTCGAAACAATTAAGACAATGGGCGCTACCGGTCATGCTCAATGGAATTGGGAAGAGGCTACAGGAGAGATAGCCAATAAGAGTATAAAATCAAAGCTTATATCTGCCTCCATTGGTACTGTAACCTCTTTTTTGGTACAGTTAAATACTGTAGCGGTAGTAGTGCTTGGCGTTTATATGATACAGGATATGAAGCTTACTATGGGTGGCCTTATAGCAGCTGTTATGTTATCATCTCGCGCGATAGCTCCTATGGGGCAAGTGGCTTCGCTATTAGCTAATTTCGAGCAGACCAAAACAGCATATGAAAGTTTAAAAAATATCATGAATTTGCCTGTTGAGCGACCTGATGGCAAAAAATTTATTAGAAGAAATACTTTTGATGGTAAGATTGAGTTTAAAAATGTTAGTTTTTCTTATCCCGAGAGTACAAAAAGTTCTCTTGACAGAGTAAATTTTGTAATTAATCCTGGAGAAAAAGTAGGAATTATAGGTAAAAATGGTTCCGGAAAAACTACTATACAAAAGCTAATTCTTGGGCTTTACTCTCCAACAGACGGCTCCGTGCTTATAGACGGAATTGATATAAATCAGATAGATCCTGCCGATTTGCGCCGAAATATTGGATATGTACCTCAAGATGTAATGCTTTTTAAAGGAACTGTTAGGGCAAATATAGTTTATAAGGCTCCTCATGTCGATGATATGCAGATAATAAAAGCAGCAAAAATAAGTGGAGTCGATGAATATGTGGACTCGCATCCTCTTGGATTTGATATGCCTGTGTTTGAAAGAGGCGAGGGTATTAGTGGTGGTCAACGTCAAGCTATAGCAGTGGCAAGAGCTTTTTTGCTTGATAGCCCGATTATACTTCTCGATGAGCCTACAAATTCTCTTGATAGTAGTGTTGAGGCTAAACTTAAAAATAACCTTAAATACAATACTAAAAATAAAACTATGATACTAATAACACACAAAACATCACTTCTTGATCTTGTCGATAGATTAATAGTAGTGGATGGCGGTAAAATTTTACTTGACGGAACAAAAGAAGATGTGTTGGCAAAGCTTAGCGGGAAGTAG
- a CDS encoding HlyD family type I secretion periplasmic adaptor subunit has product MSKELKENLKRQEDIGKNLNDSVDNIKRIIQSKEYDAYDLRFMSSLSEAVLAKAPSTSRKILYIIFITVAFLVGWASFAEIDEITRGTGKIIPSGKNQIVQNLEGGIIEEIFVHMGDEVKKGQILIKIDNKTFSSSYGESKLRLDELQAKYLRLDAEANDKEFDYNTTMDDQMRQSVAFEKSLFETNKARLREQVNIFEEQIKQRQSELRELRNKISQTQNSYNLMLKEKQITEPLFRKGLVSEVEYLQLQRRVNDLQGDLNAATLSVPRIESTIKEVENKVTEARLAFKNNAKRELNEVSAEISRLNESQINLSDKVERTLVRSPVDGIVSKLMVNTVSGVIKPGMDIAEIVPNEDTLIAEVKVRPADVAFLRPGLESIVKLTAYDFSIYGGLKGQVTQISADTETNEKSGESYYLVRIETQKNYLGSEEKPLRIKVGMVASADIITGKKTVLDYLLKPILKAKQNALRER; this is encoded by the coding sequence ATGAGCAAAGAGTTAAAAGAAAACTTAAAACGCCAAGAGGATATTGGTAAAAATTTAAATGATTCCGTGGATAATATTAAAAGGATTATCCAATCAAAAGAATATGATGCTTACGATTTAAGGTTTATGTCCAGCTTGTCTGAGGCGGTACTAGCAAAGGCTCCATCAACTTCAAGAAAAATTTTATATATTATTTTTATAACCGTTGCTTTTCTTGTAGGCTGGGCATCATTTGCCGAGATTGATGAGATTACAAGAGGCACTGGCAAGATCATTCCATCGGGCAAAAACCAGATAGTGCAAAATTTAGAAGGCGGTATTATAGAAGAAATTTTTGTCCACATGGGAGATGAGGTTAAGAAAGGTCAAATTTTGATAAAAATAGACAATAAAACCTTTTCGAGTAGCTATGGAGAGTCAAAGTTAAGACTTGATGAGCTTCAAGCAAAATATTTAAGGCTTGATGCCGAAGCTAATGACAAGGAATTTGACTACAATACAACAATGGATGATCAGATGAGGCAATCTGTTGCTTTTGAAAAGAGTCTTTTTGAAACTAATAAGGCTAGATTAAGAGAGCAGGTTAATATATTTGAAGAGCAGATTAAACAGCGACAAAGCGAGCTTAGAGAGCTTAGAAATAAAATTTCTCAGACCCAAAATAGTTATAATCTAATGCTTAAAGAGAAGCAGATAACTGAACCTCTTTTTAGAAAAGGGCTTGTAAGTGAGGTTGAATATTTGCAGCTTCAAAGAAGAGTGAACGATTTACAAGGCGATCTAAATGCGGCTACCTTATCTGTTCCTAGAATAGAATCAACAATAAAAGAGGTTGAAAATAAAGTAACGGAGGCGAGGCTTGCTTTTAAAAATAATGCAAAAAGAGAGCTTAATGAAGTTTCTGCTGAAATTTCAAGACTAAACGAGAGTCAGATTAATTTAAGTGACAAAGTTGAAAGGACTCTTGTAAGATCTCCGGTTGATGGAATTGTTAGTAAGCTAATGGTGAATACTGTTTCTGGTGTTATAAAGCCTGGTATGGACATAGCGGAAATTGTACCCAATGAAGACACCTTGATAGCCGAAGTTAAAGTAAGACCAGCTGATGTTGCATTTTTAAGACCTGGACTTGAATCTATCGTAAAGCTTACAGCTTATGATTTTTCTATATATGGAGGTCTTAAGGGGCAGGTAACTCAGATAAGCGCTGACACCGAGACAAATGAAAAAAGTGGAGAAAGCTACTATCTAGTTAGAATAGAGACACAAAAAAACTATCTTGGAAGTGAAGAAAAACCGCTTCGTATCAAAGTGGGTATGGTGGCTAGTGCGGATATTATAACAGGTAAAAAGACTGTGCTTGATTATCTATTAAAACCTATTCTAAAAGCCAAACAAAATGCTTTAAGAGAGAGATGA
- a CDS encoding DUF5416 family protein, with protein sequence MLEQSAFLIEESDSISGVTHKTTADKAIYSGKFSEYIVTKSKLIKESLVVTDMLNDRDGVDIINSSIKELIFSDCVKKFSEICSNFIELKEVQESNLDNQFKFSIAEEDSKNFIYRFKEAIDMPFDSVRSIKIFINGYNEISESINFDLDLLRDESQYKYKITSNTIEIIILTNLTASLTKEFLKTFTYKKMNSNCSEIKEIYIIINDILIYKTEIEI encoded by the coding sequence ATGCTAGAACAATCCGCTTTTTTAATAGAAGAGAGCGATAGTATATCTGGCGTTACCCATAAAACTACAGCCGATAAGGCTATTTATAGTGGTAAATTTAGCGAATATATAGTAACAAAATCCAAGCTTATAAAAGAGAGCTTGGTTGTAACAGATATGTTAAACGATAGAGATGGAGTTGATATTATAAATTCATCGATAAAAGAGCTGATCTTTAGTGATTGTGTTAAAAAATTTAGTGAAATTTGCTCAAATTTTATTGAGCTTAAAGAAGTTCAAGAATCAAATTTAGATAATCAATTCAAATTTTCGATTGCAGAAGAAGATAGTAAAAATTTTATATACAGATTTAAAGAGGCTATAGACATGCCTTTTGATAGCGTGAGAAGTATAAAGATTTTTATAAATGGTTATAATGAAATTTCAGAAAGTATAAATTTTGATTTGGATCTTTTGAGGGATGAAAGCCAGTATAAATATAAGATTACAAGTAATACTATTGAAATTATAATATTGACCAATTTGACTGCAAGTTTGACAAAGGAGTTTTTAAAAACTTTTACTTATAAAAAGATGAATTCAAATTGTAGCGAGATAAAAGAGATTTATATAATTATTAATGATATTTTAATTTATAAGACAGAGATTGAAATTTAA
- a CDS encoding response regulator transcription factor, with the protein MKILLYTSSNTLANELKSKLKEHEISLISSNSRILEKIIEGEFDLVLFDAYSNSKETIHDILAINPDTKILVLSRDPNFTEGRGYLVLGVKGYANAHMQEVHINDAINSIVDGNIWLYPEFIQSMIVVMTKESPAVKSTDVLEKLTVKERDIANFIYNGLTNQEIADVSNITLRTVKAHISSIFEKTGVKDRVNLVLLMRSNQ; encoded by the coding sequence GTGAAAATTCTATTATACACTTCAAGCAATACGCTTGCTAACGAGCTGAAGAGTAAATTAAAAGAGCATGAAATTTCTCTTATTTCATCAAATTCTAGAATTTTAGAAAAGATAATAGAGGGCGAATTTGACCTCGTATTGTTTGATGCATATAGCAATTCCAAAGAGACAATTCACGATATCTTAGCCATTAATCCAGATACAAAGATATTGGTTTTATCTCGTGATCCAAATTTTACCGAAGGCAGGGGGTATCTTGTTCTTGGCGTAAAAGGCTATGCCAACGCCCATATGCAAGAAGTGCACATTAATGATGCTATAAACAGCATAGTAGATGGAAATATTTGGCTATATCCTGAATTTATTCAAAGCATGATAGTTGTAATGACCAAAGAGAGCCCTGCTGTAAAAAGTACCGATGTGCTTGAAAAACTAACCGTAAAAGAGAGAGACATAGCAAATTTTATATATAATGGTCTTACTAACCAAGAGATAGCTGATGTTTCAAATATTACCCTAAGAACTGTGAAGGCTCATATCTCCTCAATTTTTGAAAAGACAGGCGTAAAAGATAGAGTAAATTTAGTGCTTTTAATGAGAAGTAACCAATAA
- the tuf gene encoding elongation factor Tu — translation MAKEKFSRNKPHVNIGTIGHVDHGKTTLTAAISAVLSRKGLAELKDYDNIDNAPEEKERGITIATSHIEYETENRHYAHVDCPGHADYVKNMITGAAQMDGAILVVSAADGPMPQTREHILLSRQVGVPYIVVFMNKADMVDDAELLELVEMEIRELLNEYNFPGDDTPIIAGSALQALNEAKAGTEGEWSAKVMELMAAVDSYIPTPTRATDKDFLMPIEDVFSISGRGTVVTGRIEKGLVKVGDTIEIVGIRDTQTTTVTGVEMFRKEMDQGEAGDNVGVLLRGTKKEDVERGMVLCKPKSITPHTKFEGEVYILTKEEGGRHTPFFNNYRPQFYVRTTDVTGSIALPEGTEMVMPGDNLKITVELIAPVALEEGTRFAIREGGRTVGSGVVSKILA, via the coding sequence ATGGCAAAAGAGAAATTTTCACGTAACAAGCCACACGTAAATATAGGTACTATTGGTCACGTTGACCATGGTAAAACAACTTTGACAGCTGCGATTTCTGCTGTTCTTTCAAGAAAAGGTCTTGCTGAGCTTAAAGATTATGATAATATCGATAATGCTCCAGAAGAGAAAGAGCGCGGTATTACTATTGCAACTTCACACATTGAGTATGAGACAGAAAATCGCCACTATGCTCACGTAGACTGCCCAGGCCACGCCGACTATGTTAAAAACATGATTACAGGTGCTGCACAAATGGACGGTGCGATTCTAGTTGTTTCTGCGGCGGACGGCCCAATGCCACAAACAAGAGAGCACATTCTTCTATCGCGCCAAGTTGGTGTTCCATATATTGTTGTTTTCATGAACAAAGCTGATATGGTTGATGACGCTGAGCTTCTTGAGCTAGTTGAAATGGAAATCAGAGAGCTTTTAAACGAATATAACTTCCCTGGTGATGACACTCCTATTATAGCCGGTTCTGCTCTTCAGGCTCTTAACGAGGCTAAAGCAGGCACAGAGGGTGAGTGGTCAGCAAAAGTTATGGAGCTTATGGCTGCAGTTGATAGCTATATCCCAACTCCAACTCGTGCAACAGATAAAGACTTCTTAATGCCAATCGAGGACGTGTTCTCAATTTCTGGTCGTGGAACAGTTGTTACAGGTAGAATTGAAAAAGGTCTTGTAAAAGTTGGTGACACAATCGAGATTGTTGGTATCAGAGATACTCAAACAACAACGGTTACCGGTGTTGAGATGTTTAGAAAAGAGATGGATCAAGGTGAAGCTGGAGACAACGTTGGTGTCCTTCTAAGAGGTACTAAAAAAGAAGACGTTGAGCGTGGTATGGTTCTATGCAAGCCAAAATCAATCACTCCACATACAAAATTTGAGGGTGAAGTTTATATCCTTACAAAAGAGGAAGGTGGTCGCCATACTCCATTCTTTAATAACTATAGACCACAATTTTATGTAAGAACAACTGACGTTACAGGCTCTATAGCTCTTCCTGAAGGAACAGAGATGGTTATGCCTGGTGACAACCTAAAAATTACAGTTGAGCTTATAGCACCTGTTGCTCTTGAAGAGGGAACACGTTTTGCGATCCGTGAGGGTGGTAGAACAGTTGGCTCTGGTGTTGTTTCTAAAATATTAGCATAA
- the rpmG gene encoding 50S ribosomal protein L33 translates to MAKNNSRVKVGLKCSESGDINYTTTKNSKTTTEKLEIKKYCPRLKKHTVHKEVKLKS, encoded by the coding sequence ATGGCAAAAAATAATAGTAGAGTAAAAGTAGGTCTTAAATGTTCTGAGTCTGGTGATATAAATTACACTACGACAAAAAATAGCAAGACAACTACTGAAAAGCTAGAGATTAAAAAATATTGTCCAAGATTAAAAAAACATACAGTTCATAAAGAAGTAAAGTTAAAGAGCTAA
- the secE gene encoding preprotein translocase subunit SecE: protein MEKLINYFKLSRAEIMKVIYPTKEQVRNAFITVFAVVAVISLFLAIVDVVMSYSLSKLI from the coding sequence ATGGAAAAACTAATAAACTATTTTAAGCTCTCTCGAGCAGAGATAATGAAGGTTATTTATCCTACGAAAGAGCAAGTTAGAAATGCATTTATAACAGTTTTTGCTGTTGTGGCTGTTATTTCACTTTTTCTAGCAATTGTTGATGTAGTAATGTCTTACTCTCTTTCAAAGTTAATTTAA
- the nusG gene encoding transcription termination/antitermination protein NusG: MAHKWYAIQTYAGSEMSVKRAIENLVKDHNIEEQLKEVVVPTEDVIEIKNGKKKINERSLYPGYAFAHLDLDTALWHKIQSLPKVGRFIGESKKPTPLSDKDINLILEKVQKRGAPKPKISFENGESVRITDGPFANFTGIVEEYDMIHGKLRLNVSIFGRSTPVEILYSQVEKIV, from the coding sequence ATGGCACATAAATGGTATGCGATTCAAACTTATGCCGGCAGTGAGATGAGCGTTAAGAGAGCTATTGAAAATTTAGTCAAAGATCACAACATTGAAGAACAATTAAAAGAGGTTGTTGTCCCGACTGAAGACGTTATAGAGATTAAAAACGGCAAGAAAAAAATAAACGAGAGAAGTCTTTATCCTGGATATGCTTTTGCACATCTTGATCTAGATACCGCTCTTTGGCACAAGATCCAGTCTTTACCAAAAGTTGGAAGATTTATAGGTGAGTCTAAAAAGCCTACACCATTAAGCGATAAAGATATAAATTTGATTTTGGAAAAAGTCCAAAAGCGTGGAGCGCCTAAACCTAAAATTTCATTTGAAAATGGTGAAAGCGTTCGAATTACAGATGGACCTTTTGCAAATTTTACCGGTATAGTAGAAGAATACGATATGATACATGGAAAATTAAGGTTAAATGTTTCTATTTTTGGCAGAAGCACACCGGTTGAAATTTTATATTCACAAGTTGAGAAGATAGTATAA
- the rplK gene encoding 50S ribosomal protein L11, translating into MAKKVIGEIKLQIAAAKANPSPPVGPALGQQGVNIMEFCKAFNERTKDMAGYNIPVVITVYADRSFTFITKQPPATDLIKKAAGISKGADNPLKNKVGKLTKAQVLEIVERKIVDLNTNDKEQAAKIIAGSARSMGIEVID; encoded by the coding sequence ATGGCTAAAAAAGTTATAGGCGAAATTAAATTACAAATTGCAGCAGCTAAAGCAAACCCAAGCCCACCGGTTGGTCCTGCTCTTGGTCAGCAAGGTGTAAACATTATGGAATTTTGTAAAGCATTTAACGAAAGAACTAAGGATATGGCAGGTTATAATATCCCTGTTGTTATCACTGTTTATGCTGACAGAAGTTTTACATTTATTACAAAACAACCACCTGCAACAGATTTGATCAAAAAAGCAGCTGGAATATCAAAAGGTGCGGACAATCCGCTAAAGAATAAAGTAGGAAAGCTTACTAAAGCTCAAGTACTTGAAATCGTTGAGAGAAAAATCGTCGATTTAAATACAAACGACAAAGAGCAAGCCGCTAAAATAATAGCAGGTTCAGCTCGCTCTATGGGAATTGAAGTAATCGACTAA
- the rplA gene encoding 50S ribosomal protein L1, whose amino-acid sequence MSKKTTKRFSELLKKVEVNKIYALDEAIDTVKTLASAKFDETVEIALKLNVDPRHADQMVRGSVVLPAGTGKTVRVAVIAKDAKADEAKAAGADIVGSDDLIEDIQKGVMNFDVLIATPNLMGLVGKVGRILGPKGLMPNPKTGTVTMDVAQAVNNAKSGQVNFRVDKQGNIHAGLGKVSFSKEQLNDNISTFIKAINKHKPAAAKGRYIKNAALSLTMSPSISLETQELIDLR is encoded by the coding sequence ATGTCAAAAAAAACTACAAAAAGATTTAGCGAACTACTTAAAAAAGTTGAAGTAAACAAAATTTATGCGCTAGATGAAGCAATAGATACCGTTAAAACTCTTGCTTCTGCAAAATTCGATGAAACAGTTGAAATAGCACTTAAGCTTAATGTTGATCCAAGACACGCTGATCAGATGGTAAGAGGATCGGTTGTTCTTCCTGCTGGAACAGGTAAGACTGTTCGCGTAGCTGTTATCGCAAAAGACGCTAAAGCCGATGAAGCTAAAGCAGCCGGTGCAGATATCGTTGGAAGCGACGATCTTATCGAAGATATCCAAAAAGGCGTTATGAATTTTGATGTTTTAATAGCTACACCAAATTTAATGGGTCTAGTTGGTAAAGTTGGTAGAATTTTAGGACCAAAAGGTCTTATGCCAAACCCAAAAACAGGCACAGTTACAATGGATGTTGCACAAGCTGTTAATAACGCAAAGAGCGGTCAAGTAAATTTCCGTGTAGATAAACAAGGAAATATCCATGCCGGTCTTGGTAAAGTAAGTTTTTCAAAAGAGCAGCTAAATGATAACATCTCAACTTTCATTAAAGCTATAAACAAACATAAACCGGCAGCTGCAAAAGGAAGATATATCAAAAATGCAGCGCTATCACTAACTATGAGTCCGTCTATATCGCTTGAGACTCAAGAGTTGATAGATTTACGTTAA
- the rplJ gene encoding 50S ribosomal protein L10, protein MTRSEKSEIIAKLEAEFKDNEAIIVCDYRGLSVKKLEVLRNAAREQNVKVQVVKNTLANIALKNADKDGMTLKDTNIFIWGDQLLATKVAAKFEETNSELFKIKTAHIDGEVASVEKVKALSKMPSRDELIAMLLQVWNAPIQNFTIGLNALKEKKEQSA, encoded by the coding sequence ATGACAAGAAGCGAAAAATCTGAAATAATAGCAAAACTTGAAGCTGAATTTAAAGATAATGAAGCGATTATAGTATGTGATTACCGCGGACTTAGCGTTAAGAAACTTGAAGTATTAAGAAATGCCGCAAGAGAGCAAAACGTAAAAGTTCAAGTTGTAAAAAATACTCTTGCAAATATTGCACTTAAGAATGCAGATAAAGACGGCATGACTCTTAAAGATACAAATATATTCATTTGGGGTGACCAACTTTTGGCTACTAAAGTTGCAGCTAAATTTGAAGAGACTAACAGTGAGTTGTTTAAGATCAAAACAGCGCACATTGATGGCGAAGTTGCTAGTGTTGAGAAAGTTAAAGCACTATCTAAAATGCCAAGTCGTGATGAGCTTATTGCAATGTTATTGCAAGTTTGGAATGCGCCTATCCAAAATTTCACAATTGGATTAAATGCGCTTAAAGAGAAAAAAGAACA